The Streptomyces asoensis DNA window TGCTTGCCGTACAGCGGGCCCCGGGTGCCGACGTGGGAGAGGGCCTCGGTGTCGAGGATGCCCTCCTCCACCGCGCGGCGGAACGGCGTGCCGTGCGTGTATTCCGCGCCGAAGTAGGTGTCCCAGGTGTCGAGGTGCGCGTCGAAGTGGAGCAGGGCCACGGGGCCGTGCTTGCGCGCGACGGAACGCAGCAGCGGCAGCGCGATGGTGTGGTCGCCGCCGAGGGTCATCAGCCGGGCGCCGGTGCCCAGCAGCTCGTCGGCCGCCGCCTCGATGGTCTCCACGGCCTCGTGGATGTCGAACGGGTTCACCGCGATGTCACCGCCGTCCGCGACCTGCGCGAGGGCGAACGGGGAGGCGTCCTGCGCCGGGTTGTACGGCCGCAGCAGCCGGGACGCCTCGCGGATCGCGTTGCCGCCGAAGCGGGCGCCCGGCCGGTACGAGACGCCCGAGTCGAACGGCACGCCCACCACGGCGACGTCGGTGCGGCCGACCTCGTCCAGGCGGGGCAGCCGGGCGAAGGTCGCGGGACCGGCGTACCGCGGGATGCGGGAGGAGTCGACGGGACCGCGGGGCGTCTCGTTGCCGTTCATGCTTAACTGCTCTCTTTCCTACGCTTCGTCGCGTATGTACTGCTTCTTGTACGACTTTACCGGGCGGCGGGAACGGGCGGGGCCGCGGCCGCCCCGGGGGCCCGCCCGGCCAGCCGCTCGCGCCAGGCGGCCAGCACGGCGGGGTCGGTGGCGGGGGTCGCCAGGGAGACGACGACGTAGGCGGCCAGGGAGGCGAGAAGACCGTAGTAGACCGGCTCATTGGCGAGGATGCCGTAACCGGCCATCAGGCCGACGACCGCGAGACCGCCGGCCACGACCGAGGCCAGGGCGCCCTGGACCGTGCCGCGCCTCCAGAGCAGCCCGCCGAGGATGGGGACGAGCAACCCGCCGACGAGCAGGTTGTAGGCGACGGTCAGCGCCTCGACGACGTTGTTCAGCGCGATCGCGGTGACGATCACCGCGACGCCCATGACGAGGATGAACAGGCGGTTGCCGCGCACCTCGTCCCGTTCCGCGCCTTCGGGGCGCACGAGGCCGCGCAGCCGGGACCAGATGTCGTTGTTGGCGACGGTGGCGCAGGCGATCAGGGCGCCCGACGAGGTGGACATCACCGCGGCGAGCGCGGCGGCCAGCACCAGCCCCCGTACGCCGACCGGGAGTTCGTCCTTCACGATCGTCGCGAAGGCGGTGTCGGCCGAGGCGAGGTCGGGGTAGAGCACCTTGGCGGCGGTGCCGATGACGGCGCCGGCGAGGGCGTACACCAGGCAGTAGGTGCCCGCCACCGTGCCGCCCCACTTCGCCGTGCGGTCGCCGCGGGCGGTGAACACGCGCTGCCAGATGTCCTGGCCGATGAGCATGCCGAAGGTGTAGATCAGCACGTAGGTGAAGATCGTCTCGCCGCCGATGCCCAGCGGGTCGAAGTACGCGGTGGGCAGCTTCGCCCGCATCTCGCCGAATCCGCCCGCCTTGACGACGGCGATCGGGAGCAGCAGCAGGAGCACGCCGATCGTCTTCACCACGAACTGCACCATGTCGGTGAGGGTGATCGACCACATGCCGCCGAGCGTCGAGTACGCGACGACGATCGAGCCCCCGAGGACGATCGCGAGGGTCCGGTCCATGTCGAACAGGACGTCGAAGATGGTGGCGTAGGCGATGGTCGACGTCACGGCGAGCATCAGGGTGTACGCCCACATCACCACGCCCGAGATCACCCCGGCCCGGCCGCCGTAGCGCAGGTCCAGCATCTCGGAGACGGTGTAGACCCGCAGGCGGGCGATGCGGGCGGAGAAGAAGACGGAGAGCGCCAGCAGGCCGAGGCCGATGGTGAACACCATCCACGCGCCGGACAGCCCGTACCGGTACCCGAGGCCGACGCCGCCGATGGTGGACGCGCCGCCGAGGACGATCGCCGCCATGGTGCCGGAGTACATGACGGGCCCGAGCCGGCGGCCCGCTACGAGGAACTCGCTCTTGGAGCGGGCGCGGCGCATGCCCCACCAGCCCATGGCCAGCATGCCGGCCAGATAGACGGCGATCACGGTGTAGTCGACGGCCACGGGGCCCACCCTTCCTTCGGTCCGAGGTGGTTCGGGGTTGACCCTAGGTGGCCGAAAAGTGCCCTGGAAGTGTACGTTTCATCCACTGGCCCGGCGCTTGATGGAGGGAACGTCCATGGTGTCGGAACCCGCCGTACCGCCCACCCCACCGGTCCCCCTCGCCGCCCTGCTGGCCCGCGAGGACCTGGCCCTGCGGCAGATCGCGGGGCCCGCCGGACCCGGTGTCGTGCTGCACGGCGCCCACACCTCGGAGATGGCCGACCCGTACCCGTATCTGCTGGGCGGCGAGCTGCTGCTGACGGCGGGCGTGCACATCCCGGACGCCGGCGCGCACCCGGACGCCGCCGGGCGGGCGGGGCCGGGACCCGCCGAGCACCTGGAGGCCTACGTCTCGCGGATCGTGGCCGCGGGCGGCGCGGCGCTCGGCTTCGGGCTGGCGCCGGTGCACGACACCGTGCCCGGGGCGCTGGTCGCCGCCTGCGAGGCGCACGGGCTGCCGCTGCTGGAAGTGCCGCCCCGGACGACGTTCTCGGCCGTCGCCCGCGCGGTCTGGAAGCTGCTGGAGCGGGCCCGCACCGCCGAACTGCGCCGGGTGACCGAGGCCCAGCAGAGTCTCGCCACCGCCGCGTCCCGCCCCGACCCGGTCCCCTCGGTCCTGCGGCAGCTGGCCCGGCGGGTCGCGGGGCGCGCGGTGCTGTACGGACCGGAGGGGACGGAGCTCGCGGGCGAGGGAGCGGCGTCCGCCGCGGACGCCCCCCTCGCGGACCTGGCCCGTCTCCTGCTCACCCGTGCCTCGGCCACCGCCGGCGACACCGCGCCCGACGGGACGCACCTCGCCGCCTACGCGCTCGGGGCGGGCCGCGGGTTCGTGCTGGGGGTGGCGGCGCCCCGGCGCGACCCCGGCGACCACACCATCGCCTCCGTCGCCGCGGTCCTGCTCTCCCTGCTCACCGGGGAGCACCAGAGCGGCCCCGGGGCGGCCCGTTCGTCGGCCCTGGTACGGCTGCTGCTGGGAGCCCCGCCCGCCGAGGTGGCCCCGCTCCTCGGGGGCGGGCGCCGGCTCGTCGTGCACGCCCGCCCGGACGCCCAGCCCCTCACCCCGCTGGCGGCCTCCGCGCTCGGCGCGGCGCTCGGGTCACCGCTGGTCGACCTCGGCCAGGACGTCGTCCGGGTCCTCGTGCCGGCCGGCCGCGCGCCGCGGCCGCAACCGGGCTGGACCCTGGGCGTGAGCGCGGAGACGGCCCCCGCGGACTGGCCGGCCGCCGACGCGCAGGCGGCCCGCGCGCTGGCCCGGGCCCGCGCCACCCGCACGGCGCTCGTCCGGCACGCCGCCGGGTCGGGGCTCCTCGGCCTGCTGCCCGAGGGGGAGGCCCGGGCGCACGCCCGGGCGGTCCTCGCGCCGGTCGAGGCGAGCCCCGCCGGGGCGGCGCTCCTCGAGACCCTGCGCACCTGGCTCTCGCTGCACGGCAGTTGGGACCGCACGGCGGTGGCCCTGTCGGTGCACCGCAACACCGTGCGGCAGCGCATCGCCCGCTGCGCGGCCCTGCTGGGGACCGACCTGGACGATCCGGACGTGCGGATGGAGCTGTGGTTCTGCCTCGGACGACGGTGAGTGACGCGTGTCCCAGCGTCCGGAACTGCACGGACGCGCACAGCCGGCTGCCCCACAATGGAGACCATGCCGATACCCGGGACGCCCAGCCGCGCCGAACTCGTCGACCACCTCGTCAGAACCCGTATCGCCGGGGACGTCGCCACGCCCCGCGAGAACAACCTCTCGCACTACCGCCAGCTCGCGAACGGTGTCCGCAACTTCTGGCTCGGCCTGGAACTCGGTGACCGCTGGAGCGACGAGCAGGACGTGCTCGCGGTGATGGCGGAGCGGGTGGGCGTGAACGACGATCCCGAGTACCGCTACGGCCAGGACACCATCGACCCCGAGCTGACGGCCGACGGCCTGGACCGGCTCGCGGCGCGGCTGCGCAAGGCGGCCGAGGGGCAGCAGCGGGTGCTGTTCGCCACCGGTCACCCCGGCGGGCTCCTCGACGTGCACCGCGCCACGGCCGCCGCGCTGCGCACCGCGGGCTGCGAGATCGTCGTCATCCCCGAGGGGCTCCAGACGGACGAGGGGTACGTGTGGCAGCTGGCCGACGTGGCGGTCCTCGAGCACGGCGCCACCCTGTGGCACACCCACTCGGGCGAGCCGATGAAGGCCGTCCTCACCGCGCTGGAGCGGGAGGGCCGCCCGCTGCCCGATCTGGTCGTCGCCGACCACGGCTGGGCGGGTTACGCCGGGCAGCACGGCGTGGACTCCGTCGGCTACGCCGACTGCAACGACCCGGCGCTCTTCCTCGCCGAGTCGGAGGGCACCGTCCAGGTGGCGGTCCCCCTCGACGACCACGTCGTCAGCCCGCGGCACTACGACCCGATGACGGCGTACCTGCTGGCCGCGGCGGGACTGACCGCGTAGCCGGAGCGTTCCGCCCGAAGGGCGCCGCACGCGCGTGCGGCGCCGCGGACTCACCCGCCCCGGGGAGCGCGGACCACGCCCTCCTGCACCACCGAGACGGCGAGCCGCCCGTCCTGGGTGTAGATGCGGGCCTGTCCGAGGCCCCGGCCGCCGTGCGCGGACGGCGACTCCTGGTCGTACAGGAGCCACTCGTCGGCGCGGAACGGCCGGTGGAACCACATCGCGTGGTCCAGGGACGCCCCCACCACGTCACCGACCGCCCAGCCCCCGCGCCCGTGCGCGAGCAGGACCGAGTCGAGCAGGGTCATGTCGGAGACGTAGGTGGCGAGGACGACGTGCAGGAGCGGGTCGTCGGCGACCTTGCCGTTGGCGCGGAACCACACCTGGGAGTGCGGTTCGCGCGGTGCGCCGTACCGGCCGTAGGGCGGTTCGTCGACGTAGCGCAGGTCGACCGCCTCACGGGCCTCCAGGAACCTCTCGACGACGCCGGGGTCCAGGTGGGCGTAGCCGCGCAGCCGCTGTTCGGAGGTGGGCAGGGTGGCCGGGTCCGGGGCGGGCGGCATGGGGGCCTGGTGCTCGAACCCCTCCTCGTACCGCTGGAAGGAGGCGGACAGCGCGAAGATCGGCTGCCCGTGCTGGACGGCGAGGACGCGGCGCGCGGTGAAGGACCGGCCGTCGTTCATCCGCTCGACCGTGTAGACGATGGGCGCGCCCGGGTCGCCCGTACGCAGGAAGTAGGCGTGCAGGGAGTGGGCGAGGCGGTCCTCGGGGACCGTGCGTCCCGCGGCGACCAGCGCCTGCGCCGCGACCTGCCCGCCGAAGACCCGCGGGACGACGGCGGAGCGGGACCGGCCGCGGAAGATGTTCTCCTCGATCTGCTCGAGGTCGAGCAGATCGAGGAGATCCTGTAGTGCCTGGCTCATGGCTTCTGGTTGCAGCGGCCCGTGACGGCGGGCTGCTTACAGACCCATGTCCTTCGCGATGATCGACTTCATGATCTCGCTGGTGCCGCCGTAGATGCGGTTGACGCGGTTGTCCGCGTACAGGCGGGCGATCGGGTACTCGTTCATGAAGCCGTAGCCGCCGTGCAGCTGGAGGCAGCGGTCGATCACCCGGTGGGCGACCTCGGTGCAGAACAGCTTGGCGCTGGCGGCCTCGGCCGGGGTCAGCTCGCCCGCGTCCAGGGCCTCCGTGGCGCGGTCGGCGACGGCCTCGGCGGCGTCGACCTCGGCCTGGCAGGCGGCCAGCTCGAACTTGGTGTTCTGGAAGTGCGCGACCGGCTTGCCGAAGACGACGCGCTCCTGCACGTACTGCTTGGCGAACCGGACGGCGGCCTTGGCCTGCGCGTAGGCGCCGTAGGCGATGCCCCAGCGCTCGGAGGCGAGGTTGTGGCCGAGGTAGTAGAAGCCCTTGTTCTCCTCGCCGAGCAGGTCCTCGACGGGCACCTTGACGTCGACGAACGCCAGCTCGGCGGTGTCGGAGGTCTTCAGGCCGAGCTTGTCCAGCTTGCGGCCGACCGAGTAGCCCTCGGCCTTGGTGTCGACGACGAAGAGGGATATGCCGTGCCGGCGGTCCTCGGCGGTCGGCGCGGAGGTACGGGCGCAGACGATCATGCGGTCGGCGTGGACACCGCCGGTGATGAAGGTCTTGGAGCCGTTGAGGACGTAGTGCGTGCCGTCCTCGGAGAGCTTGGCGGTGCTCTTCATGCCCGCGAGGTCGGAGCCGGTGCCCGGCTCGGTCATCGCGATGGCCCACATCTCCTCGCCGGAGACGAACTTCGGCAGGAAGCGCTTCTTCTGCTCGTCGTTGGCGAGCAGCTTGATGTAGGGCAGGCCGAGCAGCACGTGCACGCCGGAGCCGCCGAAGGAGACGCCCGCGCGGGCGGTCTCCTCGTAGAGCACGGCCTCGAACTTGTACGAGTCGATGCCGGCGCCGCCGTACTCCTCGTCGACGCGGATGCCGAAGACGCCCAGCTCGGCGAGCTTGTAGTAGAAGTCGCGCGGCGCCTGGCCGGCCGCGAACCACTCGTCGTAGACGGGGACGACCTCGGCCTCGATGAAGGCCCGGAGGGTCTCCCGGAACGCCTCGTGGTCCTCGTTGAACACCGTACGGCGCACCGCCGCCACCCTTCCCTGCGCCTGGACCGGCGCCGCTCTCGCGTACCTGGTTGCTCGCCGCCGGGGTGCTCGATCGATGATTGCGGCCCTCATTGGCTAAGCGCTTGCTCAGAACAACCGTACCGGCGAGTACGAACAGCGTCCAGGGTGGGACGGGGGTAACGCTCGTCACTCCACCGCCGCGGCGAAGGCCCCCCTGGCCATCCGGTGCAGCAGCGCCGCCGTGGCCGCGCGCCCGGGCAGGGAACCCGGTCGGCCCAGGTGCGGGGTGGAGTTCAGCAGACCGAAGACGGAGTGCACCGCGGAGCGGGCGGCGGGCTCCGCGAGGCCCGGGTACACGGCGCACAGGACCTTCACCCACAGCTCGACGTACTGCCGCTGGAGCTGGCGGACCATCTTGCGGTCGCTGTCACGCAGGCGGTCCAGCTCGCGGTCGTGCAGGGTGATCAGGGGACGGTCGTCGAGGGCGAAGTCGATGTGGCCCTCGACGAGCGAGTCGAGCACCTCCTCGGACGGCACCCCGTCGGCCTCCGCCAGACGCCGTTCGGCGCCCGTCAGCAGCCGCCCGCTGATCCCCACCAGCAGTTCGGCGAGCATCGCGTCCTTGCCGGGGAAGTGCCGGTACAGCCCCGGACCGCTGATGCCGACCGCGGCCCCTATCTCGTCCACCCCGACGCCGTGGAACCCGCGCTCGGCGAACAGCCGGGCGGCCTCCCTGAGGATCTGCTCGCGACGGGTCGGGGCGTCGGTTCTCGTGGCCATGAAGGCAATTCTAGACAGGGAGGTTAGCGGTCGTTAACCTGAAGGAAATGGTTAACGCTCATTAACAGTCGATCACTGGGTGAGGGGACCGCAAGGATGGAGCAGGCACCGGAGCTGACGAGCGCGGCAGATCCCGCGTCGGAGGCCTGGCGGGCCAACGAGGCGGCGCACCGCGCCCTCGTGGAGGAGCTGCGCGGCAAACTGGCCGCCGCCCGGCTGGGCGGCGGGGAGAAGGCGCGGGCCCGCCACACCGCGCGCGGGAAACTGCTGCCCAGGGACCGGGTGGACGCCCT harbors:
- a CDS encoding sodium:solute symporter; this translates as MAVDYTVIAVYLAGMLAMGWWGMRRARSKSEFLVAGRRLGPVMYSGTMAAIVLGGASTIGGVGLGYRYGLSGAWMVFTIGLGLLALSVFFSARIARLRVYTVSEMLDLRYGGRAGVISGVVMWAYTLMLAVTSTIAYATIFDVLFDMDRTLAIVLGGSIVVAYSTLGGMWSITLTDMVQFVVKTIGVLLLLLPIAVVKAGGFGEMRAKLPTAYFDPLGIGGETIFTYVLIYTFGMLIGQDIWQRVFTARGDRTAKWGGTVAGTYCLVYALAGAVIGTAAKVLYPDLASADTAFATIVKDELPVGVRGLVLAAALAAVMSTSSGALIACATVANNDIWSRLRGLVRPEGAERDEVRGNRLFILVMGVAVIVTAIALNNVVEALTVAYNLLVGGLLVPILGGLLWRRGTVQGALASVVAGGLAVVGLMAGYGILANEPVYYGLLASLAAYVVVSLATPATDPAVLAAWRERLAGRAPGAAAAPPVPAAR
- a CDS encoding acyl-CoA dehydrogenase family protein; amino-acid sequence: MRRTVFNEDHEAFRETLRAFIEAEVVPVYDEWFAAGQAPRDFYYKLAELGVFGIRVDEEYGGAGIDSYKFEAVLYEETARAGVSFGGSGVHVLLGLPYIKLLANDEQKKRFLPKFVSGEEMWAIAMTEPGTGSDLAGMKSTAKLSEDGTHYVLNGSKTFITGGVHADRMIVCARTSAPTAEDRRHGISLFVVDTKAEGYSVGRKLDKLGLKTSDTAELAFVDVKVPVEDLLGEENKGFYYLGHNLASERWGIAYGAYAQAKAAVRFAKQYVQERVVFGKPVAHFQNTKFELAACQAEVDAAEAVADRATEALDAGELTPAEAASAKLFCTEVAHRVIDRCLQLHGGYGFMNEYPIARLYADNRVNRIYGGTSEIMKSIIAKDMGL
- a CDS encoding acyl-CoA thioesterase — encoded protein: MSQALQDLLDLLDLEQIEENIFRGRSRSAVVPRVFGGQVAAQALVAAGRTVPEDRLAHSLHAYFLRTGDPGAPIVYTVERMNDGRSFTARRVLAVQHGQPIFALSASFQRYEEGFEHQAPMPPAPDPATLPTSEQRLRGYAHLDPGVVERFLEAREAVDLRYVDEPPYGRYGAPREPHSQVWFRANGKVADDPLLHVVLATYVSDMTLLDSVLLAHGRGGWAVGDVVGASLDHAMWFHRPFRADEWLLYDQESPSAHGGRGLGQARIYTQDGRLAVSVVQEGVVRAPRGG
- a CDS encoding PucR family transcriptional regulator, with the protein product MEGTSMVSEPAVPPTPPVPLAALLAREDLALRQIAGPAGPGVVLHGAHTSEMADPYPYLLGGELLLTAGVHIPDAGAHPDAAGRAGPGPAEHLEAYVSRIVAAGGAALGFGLAPVHDTVPGALVAACEAHGLPLLEVPPRTTFSAVARAVWKLLERARTAELRRVTEAQQSLATAASRPDPVPSVLRQLARRVAGRAVLYGPEGTELAGEGAASAADAPLADLARLLLTRASATAGDTAPDGTHLAAYALGAGRGFVLGVAAPRRDPGDHTIASVAAVLLSLLTGEHQSGPGAARSSALVRLLLGAPPAEVAPLLGGGRRLVVHARPDAQPLTPLAASALGAALGSPLVDLGQDVVRVLVPAGRAPRPQPGWTLGVSAETAPADWPAADAQAARALARARATRTALVRHAAGSGLLGLLPEGEARAHARAVLAPVEASPAGAALLETLRTWLSLHGSWDRTAVALSVHRNTVRQRIARCAALLGTDLDDPDVRMELWFCLGRR
- the speB gene encoding agmatinase; translated protein: MNGNETPRGPVDSSRIPRYAGPATFARLPRLDEVGRTDVAVVGVPFDSGVSYRPGARFGGNAIREASRLLRPYNPAQDASPFALAQVADGGDIAVNPFDIHEAVETIEAAADELLGTGARLMTLGGDHTIALPLLRSVARKHGPVALLHFDAHLDTWDTYFGAEYTHGTPFRRAVEEGILDTEALSHVGTRGPLYGKQDLTDDEKMGFGIVTSADVYRRGADEVADQLRQRIGDRPLYISIDIDCLDPAHAPGTGTPEAGGMTSRELLEILRGLASCNLVSADVVEVAPAYDHAEITSVAASHTAYELTTIMSRQIAEARAK
- a CDS encoding phosphatase gives rise to the protein MPIPGTPSRAELVDHLVRTRIAGDVATPRENNLSHYRQLANGVRNFWLGLELGDRWSDEQDVLAVMAERVGVNDDPEYRYGQDTIDPELTADGLDRLAARLRKAAEGQQRVLFATGHPGGLLDVHRATAAALRTAGCEIVVIPEGLQTDEGYVWQLADVAVLEHGATLWHTHSGEPMKAVLTALEREGRPLPDLVVADHGWAGYAGQHGVDSVGYADCNDPALFLAESEGTVQVAVPLDDHVVSPRHYDPMTAYLLAAAGLTA
- a CDS encoding TetR/AcrR family transcriptional regulator → MATRTDAPTRREQILREAARLFAERGFHGVGVDEIGAAVGISGPGLYRHFPGKDAMLAELLVGISGRLLTGAERRLAEADGVPSEEVLDSLVEGHIDFALDDRPLITLHDRELDRLRDSDRKMVRQLQRQYVELWVKVLCAVYPGLAEPAARSAVHSVFGLLNSTPHLGRPGSLPGRAATAALLHRMARGAFAAAVE